A genomic region of Dehalococcoidia bacterium contains the following coding sequences:
- a CDS encoding ABC transporter permease: protein MRTYALRRLGAAAIVIVLVSVAVFVMMHLLPGDALIAKLGDTGRIPQDKMAELRHEMGIDQPLPVQYAHWVGHIFDGSMGTSLIFDGQKVSSRIGDALPITLELGVLGMAAALVLGVPLGILSAVYQDKPLDYLVRVVSFVGLSLPSFWIGLMIIVYGTLYLGYQPPRGYVGLLHDPAANLKLMWIPALVLGYGLSASIMRMTRSTVLEAQREDYTRTARAKGLAGHVVVSRHVLRNALIPVVTLVGNQAAFIFSGALILEVLFVLPGMGQLTYTAILQRDYTQVEGCALVAGAIVVLINLLIDLSYGVIDPRIRYA from the coding sequence ATGCGCACCTACGCGCTGCGGCGGCTGGGCGCGGCCGCGATCGTGATCGTGCTGGTCAGCGTGGCCGTGTTCGTGATGATGCACCTGCTGCCCGGCGACGCGCTGATCGCCAAGCTGGGCGACACGGGCCGTATTCCCCAGGACAAGATGGCCGAGCTGCGCCACGAGATGGGCATCGACCAGCCGCTGCCGGTGCAGTACGCGCACTGGGTGGGGCACATCTTCGACGGCAGCATGGGCACCTCGCTGATCTTCGACGGGCAGAAGGTGAGCAGCCGCATCGGCGACGCGTTGCCGATCACGCTGGAGCTGGGCGTGCTCGGCATGGCGGCGGCGCTCGTGCTCGGCGTGCCGCTCGGCATCCTCAGCGCGGTCTACCAGGACAAGCCGCTCGACTATCTGGTGCGGGTGGTCTCCTTCGTCGGGCTGTCCCTGCCGAGCTTCTGGATCGGGCTGATGATCATCGTCTACGGCACGCTCTACCTCGGCTACCAGCCGCCGCGCGGCTACGTCGGCCTGCTGCACGATCCGGCGGCGAACCTGAAACTGATGTGGATCCCGGCCCTCGTGCTGGGCTACGGCCTTTCCGCCAGCATCATGCGCATGACGCGCTCGACGGTGCTGGAGGCGCAGCGCGAGGATTACACCCGCACGGCGCGGGCGAAGGGGCTGGCGGGGCACGTCGTGGTCAGCCGCCACGTGCTGCGCAACGCCCTGATTCCCGTCGTCACGCTGGTCGGCAACCAGGCGGCCTTCATCTTCAGCGGGGCGCTGATTCTCGAGGTGCTGTTCGTGCTGCCGGGCATGGGCCAGCTCACCTACACCGCGATCCTGCAGCGCGATTACACGCAGGTGGAGGGCTGCGCCCTCGTCGCCGGCGCGATCGTCGTGCTGATCAACCTGCTGATCGATCTCTCGTACGGCGTGATCGACCCGCGCATCCGCTACGCCTGA
- a CDS encoding ABC transporter permease: MAVIAEELARGQRAAPPRPLGALLGFVRCEPVAAGAALVLLLICLVALLAPLIAPYGPNTVFLRDRLVHPGGRHLLGADELGRDVLTRVIYGARVSLTAGLGATALGVGFGVLFGVISGYAGGLVDQIVQRCMDAIMALPPIILLMVLATTLSPNLRNVIIAIAVFVTPGSARIVRGAVLSVKAMTYVEAAQALGVSPVRVVWRHVLPNVVAPVIVIASITVGSVIIIEAALGFLGLSVHEPTATWGNMLNTGAQAYMEQAPWLALAPGIAIAVTVFAINLFGDGLRDALDPRLRGR, translated from the coding sequence ATGGCCGTCATCGCCGAAGAACTCGCACGTGGACAGCGCGCCGCGCCGCCGCGGCCGCTCGGCGCGCTGCTGGGGTTCGTGCGGTGCGAGCCGGTGGCCGCGGGTGCGGCGCTCGTGTTGCTGCTGATCTGCCTCGTGGCGCTGCTGGCGCCGCTCATTGCGCCCTACGGGCCGAACACGGTCTTCCTGCGCGACCGGCTGGTGCACCCCGGCGGCCGCCACCTGCTCGGCGCCGACGAGCTCGGCCGCGACGTGCTGACGCGCGTGATCTACGGCGCCCGCGTCTCGCTGACGGCGGGGCTGGGCGCCACGGCGCTGGGCGTGGGCTTCGGCGTGCTGTTCGGCGTGATCAGCGGCTATGCCGGCGGCCTCGTGGACCAGATCGTCCAGCGCTGCATGGACGCGATCATGGCGCTGCCGCCGATCATCCTCTTGATGGTGCTGGCGACGACGCTGAGCCCGAACCTGCGCAACGTGATCATCGCCATCGCCGTGTTCGTGACGCCCGGCTCGGCGCGGATCGTACGCGGCGCCGTGCTCAGCGTAAAGGCGATGACCTACGTGGAGGCGGCGCAGGCGCTGGGCGTGAGTCCCGTGCGCGTGGTCTGGCGGCACGTGCTGCCCAACGTCGTGGCGCCGGTAATCGTGATCGCCTCGATCACGGTCGGCTCGGTGATCATTATCGAGGCGGCGCTGGGCTTCCTGGGGCTGAGCGTGCACGAGCCGACGGCGACCTGGGGCAACATGCTGAACACGGGGGCGCAGGCGTACATGGAGCAGGCGCCCTGGCTGGCGCTGGCGCCCGGCATCGCCATCGCCGTTACGGTCTTCGCCATCAACCTCTTCGGCGACGGCCTGCGCGACGCCCTGGATCCGCGGCTGCGCGGGCGCTAG
- a CDS encoding DUF899 family protein: MSDLSSPDIVDRVAWQRKIDELRLREKAHTHEADAIAAARRRLPMVEVDASTPVVGAHGEVPLIDVFEGRSQLFASYMMWYDGASAAHQCEGCTMNIGHVLELGYLHSRDVTFAVLCQGPFDESNRYREFMGWEMPWYSVPSTSVDALIAGRHFGMRVCYLHDDDRVFETYWTTGRGCELMGSSYAMLDMTVYGRQEAWEDSPEGWPQRFFNTTSAQMRTDDDGRAVNRPDGRPISQWSRLAAGRSDDLGTAGVTPADHRH; the protein is encoded by the coding sequence ATGTCCGACCTGTCTAGCCCCGACATCGTTGACCGCGTCGCCTGGCAGCGGAAGATCGACGAGCTCCGCCTCCGCGAGAAGGCCCACACCCACGAAGCCGACGCGATCGCCGCCGCCCGACGCCGGCTGCCGATGGTCGAGGTCGACGCCTCGACCCCGGTTGTCGGCGCACACGGAGAGGTGCCGCTGATCGACGTCTTCGAGGGCAGGAGTCAGCTCTTCGCGTCGTACATGATGTGGTACGACGGCGCGAGCGCCGCCCACCAGTGCGAGGGCTGCACCATGAACATCGGCCACGTGCTGGAGCTGGGCTACCTGCACTCGCGAGACGTGACCTTCGCGGTGCTGTGCCAGGGGCCGTTCGACGAGAGTAACCGGTACCGGGAGTTCATGGGGTGGGAGATGCCCTGGTACTCGGTGCCTTCAACATCGGTCGATGCGCTCATCGCCGGCCGGCATTTCGGGATGCGGGTCTGCTACCTGCACGACGATGACCGGGTCTTCGAGACATACTGGACCACCGGCCGCGGCTGCGAGCTGATGGGCAGTTCCTACGCGATGCTCGATATGACCGTCTACGGCCGCCAGGAGGCGTGGGAGGACTCCCCCGAAGGCTGGCCGCAACGGTTCTTCAACACCACGTCCGCTCAGATGCGTACCGACGACGACGGCCGCGCCGTCAATCGGCCCGACGGGCGGCCCATCTCGCAGTGGTCGCGGCTGGCCGCGGGCCGCTCCGACGACCTCGGCACCGCCGGTGTCACCCCGGCGGACCACCGCCACTGA
- the fusA gene encoding elongation factor G, which produces MKEYDTRSIRNVAIVGHGGTGKTSLAEAMLFEAGAINRLGRVEDGNTASDFDPDELKRKMSVNTSILPCEWKEMKVNILDTPGYADFVGEAKAGVRAADAVLIAVDASSGVQVGTESAWGYAEESGSPRAFVVNRIDRENADFFAALTQMQAAFGNKVVALQLPIGAHESFAGVIDLVSMKAYMGEKATESAIPGDLEATAAEHREKLVEAVAEADDELISRYLEGEELSEDEVRRALRTAIIQGVAAPVMVGSAARNVGIAAVLDEIVANFPSPFDVPSPRAHKPDAGEEELKDDPAGPLAALVFKTTADPFVGKLTYFRVYSGTLHSNSEVWNANRNHAERVGQLFHVRGKTQEPVAQIVAGDIAAVAKLAETATNDTLCSKDHPLNVSPIALPAPVHRMAVFPKTKSDADKVGHALQRLAEEDPTLRIERDAETHEMIVAGLGESHIEVAAEKMQRKFNVGVEVKLPRVPYRETVTQPTTAHYRHKKQTGGAGQFGEVDIEIEPLPRGSGFEFTERIVGGTVPREFWSPTEKGVREALSGGVIAGYPVVDVRVTLVDGKTHPVDSKAVAFEIAGSQAVKEGVPKAHPILIEPIMDLKITVPDTYTGDVISDLNTKRARTQGMSPAGKGLTLIEAQAPQAELQRYATDLRSITQGRGTFTASFSHYEEVPHNVAQKVIDEHKREVESKTA; this is translated from the coding sequence ATGAAGGAGTACGACACCCGTTCCATTCGCAACGTCGCCATCGTCGGCCACGGTGGAACGGGAAAGACCTCGCTCGCCGAGGCCATGCTGTTCGAGGCGGGGGCGATCAACCGGCTCGGGCGGGTCGAAGACGGCAACACCGCCTCCGACTTCGACCCCGACGAGCTGAAGCGCAAGATGAGCGTCAACACGTCGATCCTGCCCTGCGAGTGGAAGGAGATGAAGGTCAACATCCTCGACACGCCGGGTTACGCGGACTTCGTGGGCGAGGCGAAGGCCGGCGTCCGCGCCGCCGACGCCGTGCTGATCGCCGTCGACGCCTCTTCCGGCGTGCAGGTCGGCACCGAATCGGCCTGGGGCTACGCCGAGGAGTCGGGCAGTCCGCGCGCCTTCGTCGTCAACCGCATCGACCGCGAGAACGCGGACTTCTTCGCCGCGCTGACGCAGATGCAGGCGGCGTTCGGCAACAAGGTGGTGGCGCTGCAACTGCCGATCGGCGCCCACGAGAGCTTCGCCGGCGTGATCGACCTGGTCTCGATGAAGGCCTACATGGGCGAGAAAGCGACGGAGAGCGCCATCCCCGGCGACCTCGAAGCGACAGCGGCCGAGCACCGCGAGAAGCTGGTGGAGGCCGTGGCCGAGGCCGACGACGAGCTGATCTCCAGGTACCTCGAAGGCGAGGAGCTTTCTGAGGACGAGGTGCGCCGCGCCCTGCGCACGGCAATCATCCAGGGCGTGGCGGCGCCGGTGATGGTCGGCTCGGCCGCGCGCAACGTCGGCATCGCCGCGGTGCTGGACGAGATCGTCGCCAACTTCCCCTCGCCCTTCGACGTGCCCTCGCCCAGGGCGCACAAGCCCGACGCCGGCGAAGAGGAGCTGAAGGACGACCCGGCCGGCCCGCTCGCCGCGCTGGTCTTCAAGACTACGGCCGACCCGTTCGTCGGCAAGCTGACCTACTTCCGCGTCTACTCCGGCACGCTTCACAGCAACAGCGAGGTCTGGAACGCCAACCGCAACCACGCCGAGCGCGTGGGCCAGCTCTTCCACGTGCGCGGCAAGACGCAGGAGCCGGTGGCGCAGATCGTCGCCGGCGACATCGCCGCGGTGGCGAAACTGGCTGAAACGGCCACCAACGACACCCTCTGCAGCAAGGACCATCCGCTAAACGTTTCGCCGATCGCGCTGCCGGCGCCCGTGCACCGCATGGCCGTCTTCCCTAAGACGAAATCCGACGCGGACAAGGTGGGCCACGCGCTGCAGCGGCTGGCGGAGGAGGACCCCACGCTGCGCATCGAGCGCGACGCCGAGACGCACGAGATGATCGTCGCCGGCCTGGGCGAGTCGCACATCGAGGTCGCGGCGGAGAAGATGCAGCGCAAGTTCAACGTCGGCGTTGAAGTGAAGCTGCCGCGCGTGCCCTACCGCGAGACGGTGACGCAGCCGACGACGGCGCACTACCGGCACAAGAAGCAGACCGGCGGCGCCGGTCAGTTCGGCGAGGTGGACATCGAGATCGAGCCGCTGCCGCGCGGCTCCGGCTTCGAGTTCACGGAGCGCATCGTGGGCGGCACGGTGCCGCGCGAGTTCTGGAGCCCGACCGAGAAGGGCGTGCGCGAGGCGCTGAGCGGCGGCGTGATCGCCGGCTATCCGGTGGTGGACGTGCGCGTGACGCTGGTGGACGGCAAGACGCACCCGGTGGACTCGAAGGCGGTGGCGTTCGAGATCGCCGGCTCGCAGGCCGTGAAGGAGGGCGTGCCGAAGGCGCACCCGATCCTGATCGAGCCGATCATGGATCTGAAGATCACCGTGCCCGACACCTACACCGGCGACGTGATCAGCGACCTGAACACGAAGCGGGCGCGCACGCAGGGCATGTCGCCGGCGGGCAAGGGGCTGACGCTGATCGAGGCGCAGGCGCCGCAGGCCGAACTGCAACGCTACGCCACGGATCTGCGCTCGATCACGCAGGGCCGCGGCACCTTCACCGCAAGCTTCAGCCACTACGAAGAGGTGCCGCACAACGTCGCGCAGAAGGTGATCGACGAGCACAAGCGCGAGGTAGAGAGCAAGACGGCGTAG